The DNA sequence AAAATCAACGATGCAGTATCGCCGGTTGTCGGCGTCATGCTCATGCTTGTTGTGACTATCATCATTGCCGCACTGGTGAGTACATTTGCCGCAGGCCTTGCGGACTCTCAGTCGACTCCTCCGCAACTTGCCCTGAAGGGAACCTACAGTCAGTCAACCGGCCTTGTGATCACCCATGCGGGAGGCGATCCAGTAGCTCTTGCTGATGTCGCTTTCATAACTACTCCCTCCGAACTGTTTGGCGCGGATGGAAACAAATTTGCATGGGTCATCGATAAATCGATCATCTCAAACTCGAAAAATCAGCCTATCCTCAACAAAACCAGTGGATTTTATACAACATCCGCCCTGGTCTCAGGTGACTCCCTCCATGTTACGCATGAAAACAGCGTGGATTTCAGTACCGATAGTAGCTGGAAAGGCCCGAACCCGGGTGTCAATTACAACGCGCAGACTCTCTGGGAAGGTGAGGGTAAATCCCTGTATTTCGGAGCATATGCATTCTGCAACCCGGACAATGTCGGCAAGTACTTCTACCTTGACATGGTTGATCCGGCAGGAAGCACCATTGCCAGAGCAAAAGTTACCATCACCGCGTGATGGTACCCCCTCTCTTTTTTTCAAGTATCCGATCACACC is a window from the Methanorbis rubei genome containing:
- a CDS encoding type IV pilin N-terminal domain-containing protein, whose translation is MRKEKINDAVSPVVGVMLMLVVTIIIAALVSTFAAGLADSQSTPPQLALKGTYSQSTGLVITHAGGDPVALADVAFITTPSELFGADGNKFAWVIDKSIISNSKNQPILNKTSGFYTTSALVSGDSLHVTHENSVDFSTDSSWKGPNPGVNYNAQTLWEGEGKSLYFGAYAFCNPDNVGKYFYLDMVDPAGSTIARAKVTITA